One genomic segment of Agromyces intestinalis includes these proteins:
- the ftsY gene encoding signal recognition particle-docking protein FtsY, translated as MAERASWSLGNALRGIFAAKTIDDDTWDDLEAALITADFGPAVTEEIVERIRADVDRYKTTDPRDVQRMLREIVEERLAKYDPTLKLTERPAVVLVVGVNGVGKTTTIGKFARFLRTYDRSVVVGAADTFRAAAVDQLATWAERAGASIVRPEREGQDPASVAFQTVEKAKHDGTEIVIIDTAGRLHTKGGLMDELGKIKRVVEKQAPISEVLLVLDATTGQNGLAQAEAFIEHGGVTGLVLTKLDGSAKGGFVLAVQEKTGLPIKLIGQGEGINDLTGFTPHVFAQKLVG; from the coding sequence ATGGCAGAACGCGCTTCGTGGTCGCTCGGCAACGCCCTCCGCGGCATCTTCGCTGCGAAGACCATCGACGACGACACGTGGGACGACCTCGAGGCAGCGCTGATCACCGCCGATTTCGGTCCGGCGGTCACCGAGGAGATCGTCGAGCGCATCAGGGCCGACGTCGATCGGTACAAGACGACCGATCCGCGTGACGTGCAGCGGATGCTGCGCGAGATCGTCGAGGAGCGGCTGGCGAAGTACGACCCGACGCTGAAGCTCACCGAGCGGCCCGCGGTCGTGCTCGTGGTGGGCGTGAACGGCGTCGGCAAGACGACCACGATCGGCAAATTCGCCCGATTCCTGCGCACCTACGACCGCTCGGTCGTGGTAGGCGCCGCCGACACCTTCCGCGCCGCCGCGGTCGACCAGCTCGCGACGTGGGCCGAGCGGGCGGGCGCGTCGATCGTGCGGCCCGAGCGCGAGGGTCAAGACCCGGCCTCGGTCGCGTTCCAGACGGTCGAGAAGGCCAAGCACGACGGCACCGAGATCGTCATCATCGACACCGCGGGGCGCCTGCACACCAAGGGCGGGCTCATGGACGAGCTCGGCAAGATCAAGCGCGTCGTCGAGAAGCAGGCGCCGATCAGCGAGGTGCTGCTGGTGCTCGACGCGACCACCGGCCAGAACGGGCTCGCGCAGGCCGAGGCCTTCATCGAGCACGGGGGCGTGACGGGCCTCGTGCTCACCAAGCTCGACGGCTCGGCGAAGGGCGGGTTCGTGCTCGCCGTGCAAGAGAAGACGGGCCTGCCGATCAAGCTCATCGGCCAGGGCGAGGGCATCAACGACCTCACGGGCTTCACGCCGCACGTGTTCGCCCAGAAGCTGGTCGGGTAA
- a CDS encoding serine hydrolase domain-containing protein, producing the protein MTQRFPRATPESAGLDPAALDRLYRAFDAIPEVHSAMVLRDGAVVAEGWWHPYAADLPHSMFSVSKSFTAIAVGIAIDEGLIALDDRVVDLLPDDAPADPDEHLAAMRVGHLLSMTSGHDGDSMPDGEADPDGRVARGILSRPVEYEPGTRFVYDTGSTYLLSAIVQRVTGEPLVDYLEPRLFAPLGIVNAEWERSPEGIDMGGFGLSITTEDMAAFGQLLLQRGRWGDRQLVPAEWVVAATAPEVTNGPNGNIDWAQGYGFQFWRCRYGAYRADGAFGQFIVVWPEPRLVFAITGGMPAMQPVLDAIWAAFPEFTGAVASSDAPDAPDAPDASHAAGPLDRTALAIAPVAGEASSALESAVLDVPFALEPNPLGIARLTLGRDTASRLALTPASEVGAFTVAAGHHEWVPGLAPLEHTFGPVVSSAAWVDETTLVVRIIAVETPFSRTFTLRFDADGAGLALTVDQNVSFGPTRLVEARGAAHRHETEASGVDPEAEAG; encoded by the coding sequence ATGACGCAACGGTTCCCCCGAGCCACTCCCGAATCCGCCGGCCTCGACCCCGCCGCGCTCGACCGCCTGTACCGCGCGTTCGACGCGATCCCCGAGGTGCACAGCGCGATGGTGCTGCGCGACGGCGCGGTCGTGGCCGAAGGCTGGTGGCATCCCTATGCCGCCGACCTGCCGCACTCGATGTTCTCGGTGAGCAAGAGCTTCACCGCCATCGCAGTCGGCATCGCGATCGACGAGGGCCTCATCGCGCTCGACGACCGGGTCGTCGACCTGCTCCCCGACGACGCGCCCGCCGACCCCGACGAGCACCTCGCGGCCATGCGGGTCGGTCACCTGCTCAGCATGACGAGCGGCCACGACGGCGATTCGATGCCCGACGGCGAGGCCGACCCCGACGGACGCGTCGCCCGGGGCATTCTGTCGCGGCCCGTCGAGTACGAGCCCGGCACCCGCTTCGTCTACGACACGGGGTCGACGTACCTGCTGTCCGCGATCGTGCAGCGCGTCACGGGCGAACCGCTCGTCGACTACCTCGAACCGCGCCTGTTCGCACCGCTCGGCATCGTGAACGCCGAGTGGGAACGTTCGCCCGAGGGCATCGACATGGGCGGCTTCGGGCTCTCGATCACGACCGAGGACATGGCCGCGTTCGGTCAGCTGCTGCTGCAGCGCGGGCGGTGGGGCGACCGGCAGCTCGTGCCCGCCGAGTGGGTGGTCGCCGCGACGGCGCCCGAGGTGACCAACGGCCCGAACGGCAACATCGACTGGGCGCAGGGCTACGGCTTCCAGTTCTGGCGCTGCCGGTACGGTGCGTACCGCGCCGACGGCGCGTTCGGGCAGTTCATCGTGGTCTGGCCCGAGCCGCGACTCGTCTTCGCGATCACGGGGGGCATGCCCGCCATGCAGCCCGTGCTCGACGCGATCTGGGCGGCGTTCCCCGAGTTCACGGGGGCGGTAGCGTCGTCGGATGCACCGGATGCACCGGATGCACCGGATGCTTCGCATGCCGCTGGCCCGCTCGACCGCACGGCGCTCGCGATCGCGCCCGTGGCCGGCGAGGCATCCTCGGCGCTCGAATCCGCCGTGCTCGACGTGCCCTTCGCGCTCGAGCCGAACCCGCTCGGCATCGCGCGCCTGACGCTCGGCCGCGACACCGCCAGCCGGCTCGCCCTCACCCCGGCGTCCGAGGTCGGTGCATTCACGGTCGCCGCGGGCCACCACGAGTGGGTGCCGGGCCTCGCCCCGCTCGAGCACACGTTCGGGCCGGTCGTCTCGAGCGCCGCGTGGGTCGACGAGACCACGCTCGTGGTGCGCATCATCGCCGTCGAGACGCCGTTCTCGCGCACCTTCACGCTCAGGTTCGACGCCGACGGCGCCGGGCTCGCCCTCACGGTCGACCAGAACGTGTCGTTCGGCCCGACCCGGCTCGTCGAGGCGCGCGGCGCAGCGCACCGCCACGAAACCGAGGCGTCCGGCGTCGACCCCGAAGCCGAAGCCGGCTGA
- a CDS encoding lipid II:glycine glycyltransferase FemX translates to MPATSTPVAVGWDERVLAEQSEPHFMQSSTWERLRSDGPWRSRRLPEVDGHGLPVLAYEREVPGYGTLQHLPRVSGIDSEGVARFSERVRAHRGSAFATKLEVHQPYDHALVAAFEEHGWQPSRASQYRHAVVVETGMSEAEILGRMKKRARSEIRVAERNGVIAGRARMTRENREHMLALVAETADRSGAFFRSSDYLERVWTEFAADGRGWLHFAWHDGRVVAGAFVVAYGPNAWYKDGGSLRDRPQLMASRYLQWDVIRELAAAGVRRYDLGHVPPPDEPDAPGQGVLTFKSAFAREVLVYMPALLLAHDARAEEFRRGESAFIEAHRRRTGDYWY, encoded by the coding sequence ATGCCGGCGACGAGTACACCAGTGGCGGTCGGGTGGGACGAGCGCGTGCTCGCCGAGCAATCCGAACCGCATTTCATGCAGTCGAGCACGTGGGAGCGGCTGCGGTCCGATGGCCCGTGGCGCTCGCGGCGGTTGCCCGAGGTCGACGGACACGGCCTGCCGGTGCTCGCGTACGAGCGCGAGGTGCCCGGGTACGGCACGCTGCAGCATCTGCCGCGGGTGAGCGGCATCGACTCCGAGGGCGTGGCGCGGTTCAGCGAACGCGTGCGCGCGCATCGCGGCTCCGCGTTCGCGACGAAGCTCGAGGTGCATCAGCCCTACGACCACGCGCTCGTGGCCGCGTTCGAGGAGCACGGTTGGCAGCCGTCGCGGGCCTCGCAGTACCGGCACGCGGTGGTCGTGGAGACCGGCATGAGCGAGGCCGAGATCCTCGGGCGCATGAAGAAGCGGGCCCGCAGCGAGATCCGGGTGGCCGAGCGCAACGGGGTGATCGCCGGTCGGGCGCGGATGACTCGCGAGAACCGCGAGCACATGCTCGCGCTCGTCGCCGAAACAGCCGATCGCTCCGGCGCGTTCTTCCGTTCCTCCGACTACCTCGAGCGCGTGTGGACGGAGTTCGCCGCCGACGGTCGTGGCTGGCTGCACTTCGCGTGGCACGACGGGCGCGTGGTCGCCGGCGCATTCGTCGTCGCGTACGGGCCGAACGCGTGGTACAAGGATGGCGGGTCGCTGCGCGACCGGCCCCAGTTGATGGCCTCGCGGTACCTGCAGTGGGATGTGATCCGCGAGCTGGCGGCCGCGGGGGTGCGCCGGTACGACCTCGGTCATGTGCCCCCGCCCGACGAGCCCGATGCGCCCGGTCAGGGCGTGCTGACGTTCAAGAGCGCGTTCGCGCGCGAGGTGCTCGTGTACATGCCGGCGCTGCTGCTCGCGCACGACGCGCGCGCCGAGGAGTTCCGCCGCGGCGAGAGCGCGTTCATCGAGGCGCATCGGCGTCGAACCGGGGACTACTGGTACTGA
- a CDS encoding LVIVD repeat-containing protein encodes MRRRARGIRAFAAALIAIAALLIPPLPAQATGDDRAPSIGPGLEWVAHRDNPFRQGDDANFINSDLAFTGDHLVQGNFDGFSMWDISNPADPQLRSVTHCAGGQGDVSAVGHLVIVSIDETMSSEACDAVRVPETVENWEGIRVFDVSDPAAPRYAAAVRTRCGSHTHTVVPDPADPSRVLVYVNAYSRGASLNCTGRNPLQIVGVPLDAPEQAAIVGELDLFADIPAFGPDDRVPGGAETRSTTGCHEISVYPAKALALAACRGDGLLLSIADPLHPTVLQQVRDANVAFWHSGIFANDASGVVFQDELGDGFINTCSPAFGGDRGADAYWSLVEGQLAQVSYFTIPREQSDLEKCVAHSGGLIPVPDRFIVAQAWLEGGVSVIDFTDPAAPVELTWFDKPTYGYSMDYTAGIWAAYFYDGYLYASDMYDGLEVLRLTDPVFADAARYDPQGLNPQTQPEYAWVWREAPVLPTDAAERAALTPLSIDPATVAVGATPALRVSLPPGSLEPGETVDVWWMPEARSLATVTAAADGSLPETVVDAPGPLAAGAYDLVVRGDRSAPRLALGTLAVEAPTPTASPSTSPVAATGESGVPWWVWMVVGAIVVLVGAVVVLRRRAVVRRRRAARATPAATEAGDG; translated from the coding sequence GTGCGGCGGCGTGCCCGAGGCATCCGCGCGTTCGCTGCGGCCCTGATCGCCATCGCCGCCCTGCTGATCCCCCCGCTGCCCGCCCAGGCGACGGGCGACGACCGCGCACCCTCGATCGGGCCCGGCCTGGAGTGGGTCGCGCATCGCGACAACCCGTTCCGGCAGGGCGATGACGCGAACTTCATCAACTCCGATCTCGCGTTCACCGGCGACCACCTCGTCCAGGGCAACTTCGACGGCTTCTCGATGTGGGACATCTCGAACCCGGCCGACCCGCAGCTGCGCAGCGTCACGCACTGCGCGGGCGGTCAGGGCGATGTGAGCGCGGTCGGGCACCTCGTGATCGTGTCGATCGACGAGACTATGTCGAGCGAGGCATGCGATGCGGTACGGGTGCCCGAGACCGTCGAGAACTGGGAGGGGATCCGCGTCTTCGACGTGAGCGATCCGGCCGCACCGAGGTACGCGGCCGCCGTGCGCACCCGCTGCGGCTCGCACACCCACACCGTCGTGCCCGACCCTGCCGACCCGAGCCGGGTGCTCGTCTACGTCAACGCGTACAGCCGCGGAGCATCCCTGAACTGCACCGGCCGCAACCCGCTGCAGATCGTCGGCGTGCCGCTCGACGCGCCCGAGCAGGCCGCGATCGTCGGCGAGCTCGACCTGTTCGCCGACATCCCCGCATTCGGACCCGACGACCGCGTGCCGGGCGGCGCCGAGACGCGCTCGACGACCGGATGCCACGAGATCAGCGTGTACCCCGCGAAGGCGCTCGCACTCGCCGCGTGCCGCGGCGACGGGCTGCTGCTGTCGATCGCCGACCCGCTGCACCCCACCGTGCTGCAGCAGGTGCGCGACGCGAACGTCGCGTTCTGGCACTCGGGCATCTTCGCGAACGACGCGTCGGGGGTGGTGTTCCAGGACGAACTGGGCGACGGGTTCATCAACACCTGTTCCCCCGCGTTCGGAGGCGACCGCGGCGCCGACGCGTACTGGTCGCTGGTCGAGGGCCAGCTCGCGCAGGTGTCGTACTTCACGATCCCCCGCGAGCAGAGCGACCTCGAGAAGTGCGTCGCGCACTCGGGCGGGCTCATCCCGGTGCCCGACCGGTTCATCGTCGCGCAGGCGTGGCTCGAGGGCGGGGTCTCGGTGATCGACTTCACCGACCCGGCCGCGCCCGTCGAGCTGACCTGGTTCGACAAGCCGACCTACGGCTACTCGATGGACTACACGGCCGGCATCTGGGCGGCGTACTTCTACGACGGCTACCTGTACGCGAGCGACATGTACGACGGACTCGAGGTGCTGCGGCTCACCGACCCGGTGTTCGCCGACGCCGCCCGCTACGACCCGCAGGGCCTCAACCCGCAGACCCAGCCCGAGTACGCCTGGGTCTGGCGCGAGGCCCCGGTACTGCCGACGGATGCCGCGGAGCGCGCTGCGCTCACGCCCCTCTCCATCGACCCGGCGACGGTGGCGGTGGGCGCGACCCCCGCGCTTCGGGTGTCGCTGCCGCCCGGCAGCCTCGAACCCGGCGAGACCGTCGACGTCTGGTGGATGCCCGAGGCCCGCTCGCTCGCGACCGTGACCGCCGCCGCCGACGGATCGCTGCCCGAGACCGTGGTCGATGCGCCCGGCCCGCTCGCCGCGGGCGCCTACGACCTCGTCGTGCGCGGCGACCGCTCGGCGCCGAGGCTGGCGCTCGGCACGCTTGCGGTGGAGGCGCCGACGCCGACCGCGTCGCCGTCGACCTCGCCCGTCGCGGCGACCGGCGAGAGCGGCGTGCCCTGGTGGGTGTGGATGGTCGTGGGAGCGATCGTGGTGCTCGTCGGTGCGGTGGTCGTGCTGCGCCGCCGTGCGGTCGTGCGGCGCCGACGAGCGGCGCGAGCAACGCCGGCGGCAACCGAGGCGGGCGACGGATGA
- a CDS encoding DUF305 domain-containing protein: MTRGRRVRTAARAASVIVLAAVLAGLAGCDASEPSVSPETSGSSEATGSSEATGSSEATGSSEATGSSEASGSSEATASPDDAAFVAMMAEHHDQAVALAELADGRAGDPALAELAATIAVTQRAEATALRAWLERRGIDAQAAAGGHDAEPMPGALSAATLSRAETLDGDAFDRLFVDAMTRHHEGAIEMAEERLATSGDPAVARLARTIATTQGLEIDRLREWAR; the protein is encoded by the coding sequence ATGACGCGGGGCCGCCGCGTGCGGACGGCGGCGCGCGCCGCGAGCGTCATCGTGCTCGCAGCGGTGCTCGCGGGCCTTGCGGGATGCGACGCGTCCGAGCCATCGGTCTCTCCCGAGACATCCGGTTCATCCGAGGCGACCGGTTCATCCGAGGCGACCGGTTCATCCGAGGCGACCGGTTCATCCGAGGCGACCGGTTCATCCGAGGCATCCGGTTCATCCGAAGCGACCGCCTCGCCCGACGACGCCGCGTTCGTCGCGATGATGGCCGAGCATCACGACCAGGCGGTGGCCCTCGCCGAACTCGCCGACGGGCGTGCGGGCGACCCGGCGCTGGCCGAGCTCGCCGCGACGATCGCGGTGACCCAGCGGGCCGAGGCGACCGCGCTGCGGGCCTGGCTCGAGCGCCGCGGCATCGACGCCCAGGCGGCCGCGGGCGGCCATGACGCCGAGCCGATGCCGGGCGCGCTCAGCGCGGCCACGCTGAGCCGGGCCGAGACGCTCGACGGCGACGCGTTCGACCGGCTGTTCGTCGACGCGATGACCCGGCACCACGAGGGTGCGATCGAGATGGCCGAGGAACGTCTCGCCACCTCGGGCGACCCGGCGGTCGCCCGCCTCGCCCGCACGATCGCGACGACGCAGGGCCTCGAGATCGACCGGCTGCGCGAGTGGGCGCGATGA
- a CDS encoding spermidine synthase: MAEPSLELHGRDVRATLLPGRGTNGGYSLVIDGTTQSHVNPLDPLDLQLEYVRLAAGIVDGCVAPRRPLRVLHLGGGALSLPRYVGVMRPGSTQHVVELHQDLLDFVLDALPLPQGVELTVEFGDAREAVERAARADGGYDVAIIDVFSGALAPRHLSTLEFLQQLDLLLAPDAIVIANTLATRDLAFSREVAATLAEFRPNVIALAFPGVIEGASLGNVVLAASAAPLDGERARAAADHGPRPIALLDGAALDAFIADASARHDADPTG; the protein is encoded by the coding sequence ATGGCGGAACCGAGCCTCGAACTCCACGGACGCGACGTGCGGGCGACGCTCCTTCCCGGGCGCGGCACGAACGGCGGATACTCGCTCGTCATCGACGGCACGACCCAGTCGCACGTGAACCCGCTCGACCCGCTCGACCTGCAGCTCGAGTACGTGCGCCTCGCGGCCGGCATCGTCGACGGATGCGTCGCCCCGCGTCGTCCGCTGCGGGTGCTGCATCTCGGGGGCGGCGCGCTGAGCCTGCCCCGCTACGTGGGCGTGATGCGCCCCGGCTCGACGCAGCACGTCGTCGAACTGCACCAGGACCTGCTCGACTTCGTGCTCGACGCGTTGCCACTCCCCCAGGGGGTCGAGCTCACCGTCGAATTCGGCGACGCCCGCGAAGCGGTCGAGCGCGCCGCACGCGCCGACGGCGGCTACGACGTCGCCATCATCGACGTCTTCTCGGGCGCCCTCGCGCCGCGGCACCTGTCGACGCTCGAGTTCCTGCAGCAGCTCGACCTGCTGCTCGCGCCCGACGCGATCGTCATCGCCAACACACTCGCCACGCGCGACCTCGCGTTCAGCCGCGAGGTCGCGGCCACGCTCGCCGAGTTCCGGCCGAACGTGATCGCGCTCGCCTTTCCAGGGGTGATCGAGGGCGCGAGCCTCGGCAACGTCGTGCTGGCCGCGTCCGCGGCGCCGCTCGACGGCGAGCGGGCCCGGGCGGCCGCCGACCACGGGCCGCGTCCCATCGCCCTGCTCGACGGGGCCGCACTCGACGCGTTCATCGCCGACGCGTCGGCCCGGCACGACGCCGACCCGACGGGGTGA
- the ffh gene encoding signal recognition particle protein has product MATFGTLSDRLAETFKHLRTKGKLSASDVDGTVREIRRALLDADVALPVVKDFTAKVRERALGDEVNQALNPAQQVVQIVNEELVAILGGQQRRLQFAKNPPTVIMLAGLQGAGKTTLAGKLAKHLVKEGHTPLLVASDLQRPNAVNQLQVVGSQAGVPVYAPEPGNGVGDPVRVAKDGVAQAERSQHDVVIIDTAGRLGVDAELMKQASNIRKATNPDEVLFVIDAMIGQDAVATAKAFQDGVDFTGVVLSKLDGDARGGAALSVASVTGRPIIFASTGEGLDDFEPFHPDRMASRILDLGDILTLIEQAQQAFDEEEAMKVAEKLASEQFTLDDFLKQMQQLRGAGNIKKMLGMLPGAGGLRQQLDQFDEREIVRTEAIIQSMTPAERQNTKLLNGSRRLRIAKGSGMTVTDVNQLVQRFEQAAKMMKTVARGGTPQIPGMGPIPGAGGYGGGKRQAAKAKKKSGGSRSGNPAKRAAENAAIASGAPTHGQATPSGAGFGLGGGGAAPKGAPSEEELAALQKFLGR; this is encoded by the coding sequence ATGGCTACGTTCGGCACGCTCTCAGACCGCCTCGCAGAGACCTTCAAGCACCTTCGCACCAAGGGCAAGCTCTCGGCCTCCGACGTCGACGGCACCGTGCGCGAGATCCGCCGCGCGCTGCTCGACGCCGACGTCGCGCTGCCCGTCGTCAAGGACTTCACGGCGAAGGTGCGCGAGCGCGCCCTGGGCGACGAAGTCAACCAGGCGCTGAACCCGGCCCAGCAGGTCGTGCAGATCGTAAACGAAGAGCTCGTGGCGATCCTCGGCGGCCAGCAGCGCCGACTGCAGTTCGCGAAGAACCCGCCGACCGTCATCATGCTCGCGGGCCTGCAGGGCGCCGGCAAGACGACGCTCGCCGGCAAGCTCGCCAAGCACCTCGTCAAAGAGGGGCACACGCCGCTGCTCGTCGCGAGCGACCTGCAGCGCCCGAACGCCGTGAACCAGCTGCAGGTCGTGGGCTCGCAGGCGGGCGTGCCCGTCTATGCGCCCGAGCCCGGCAACGGCGTCGGCGACCCGGTGAGGGTCGCGAAGGACGGCGTCGCGCAGGCCGAGCGCTCCCAGCACGATGTGGTGATCATCGACACCGCCGGCCGTCTCGGCGTCGACGCCGAGCTCATGAAACAGGCGTCGAACATCCGCAAGGCGACGAACCCCGACGAGGTGCTGTTCGTCATCGACGCGATGATCGGCCAGGACGCGGTCGCGACCGCGAAGGCCTTCCAAGACGGGGTCGACTTCACGGGTGTCGTGCTCTCGAAGCTCGACGGCGACGCGCGCGGCGGTGCCGCGCTCTCGGTGGCCTCGGTCACCGGCCGCCCGATCATCTTCGCCTCCACAGGCGAGGGCCTCGACGACTTCGAGCCGTTCCACCCCGACCGCATGGCGAGCCGCATCCTCGACCTCGGCGACATCCTCACCCTCATCGAGCAGGCCCAGCAGGCCTTCGATGAGGAAGAGGCGATGAAGGTCGCCGAGAAGCTCGCGAGCGAGCAGTTCACGCTCGACGACTTCCTGAAGCAGATGCAGCAGCTGCGCGGCGCGGGCAACATCAAGAAGATGCTCGGGATGCTTCCGGGCGCCGGCGGCCTGCGCCAGCAGCTCGACCAGTTCGACGAGCGCGAGATCGTGCGCACCGAGGCGATCATCCAGTCGATGACCCCCGCCGAGCGTCAGAACACGAAGCTCCTGAACGGGTCGCGGCGCCTGCGCATCGCAAAGGGCTCGGGCATGACCGTGACCGACGTGAACCAGCTCGTGCAGCGCTTCGAGCAGGCCGCGAAGATGATGAAGACTGTCGCACGCGGCGGCACGCCGCAGATCCCGGGCATGGGCCCGATCCCGGGTGCCGGCGGGTACGGCGGCGGCAAGCGCCAGGCCGCCAAGGCCAAGAAGAAGTCGGGCGGTTCGCGGTCGGGCAACCCGGCCAAGCGCGCGGCCGAGAACGCGGCGATCGCCTCGGGCGCGCCGACGCACGGCCAGGCGACGCCCTCGGGTGCCGGGTTCGGCCTCGGCGGTGGCGGTGCCGCCCCGAAGGGCGCACCGAGCGAGGAAGAGCTCGCCGCGCTGCAGAAGTTCCTCGGGCGGTAG
- a CDS encoding GH1 family beta-glucosidase, which translates to MTTGSPDYRDSGLEFGPDFLFGTATASYQIEGAATEDGRGPSIWDTFSHTPGKVWNGDTGDVADDHYHRWEADLDLMVELGLEAYRFSIAWPRIQPTGRGPANEAGLAFYERLVDGLIARGIRPIATLYHWDLPQALEDEGGWTNRETAYAFADYARLVGERLGDRIDVWTTLNEPWCSAYLGYGSGAHAPGLMDGAKALAAVHHLNLAHGLAVAALREVVPGDPKFSITLNLHVIRPSGDTGHEAARRIDGLANRVFLGPLLDGEYPADVIDDTRAVTDWSFVKPGDTELINQPIDLLGVNYYSTVTVRMWDGATPRVNADGHKDMGGTAWPGADDVEFLEQPGPYTAMGWNIDPSGLEDLLVALHEAYPNLPLMVTENGAAYDDVVTEGPDGRPVVQDDDRVDYLRRHFTAAHRAIARGVDLRGYQVWSFLDNFEWGYGYSKRFGIVRVDYDTLERLPKASARWYADLIRDRRIPA; encoded by the coding sequence ATGACCACGGGTTCCCCCGACTACCGCGACTCGGGCCTCGAGTTCGGCCCCGACTTCCTGTTCGGCACGGCGACCGCGTCGTACCAGATCGAGGGCGCCGCGACCGAGGACGGCCGGGGCCCGAGCATCTGGGACACCTTCAGCCACACGCCCGGCAAGGTGTGGAACGGCGACACCGGCGACGTGGCCGACGACCACTACCACCGCTGGGAGGCCGACCTCGACCTGATGGTCGAGCTCGGGCTCGAGGCGTACCGCTTCTCGATCGCGTGGCCGCGTATCCAGCCGACCGGGCGCGGCCCCGCGAACGAGGCGGGCCTCGCGTTCTACGAGCGCCTCGTCGACGGGCTCATCGCCCGAGGCATCCGGCCCATCGCGACGCTCTACCACTGGGATCTGCCGCAGGCCCTCGAGGACGAGGGCGGCTGGACCAACCGCGAGACCGCGTACGCGTTCGCCGACTACGCGCGTCTCGTCGGCGAACGGCTCGGCGACCGCATCGACGTGTGGACCACGCTCAACGAGCCCTGGTGCAGCGCGTACCTCGGGTACGGCTCGGGCGCGCACGCGCCCGGCCTGATGGACGGCGCCAAGGCGCTCGCCGCCGTGCACCACCTGAACCTCGCCCACGGACTCGCGGTCGCGGCCCTCCGCGAGGTGGTGCCCGGTGACCCGAAATTCTCGATCACGCTGAATCTGCATGTCATCCGCCCCTCGGGCGACACCGGCCACGAAGCGGCCCGCCGCATCGACGGCCTGGCCAACCGGGTGTTCCTCGGGCCGCTGCTCGACGGCGAGTACCCCGCCGACGTCATCGACGACACGCGAGCCGTCACCGACTGGTCGTTCGTGAAGCCCGGCGACACCGAGCTCATCAATCAGCCCATCGACCTGCTCGGCGTGAACTACTACTCGACGGTCACCGTGCGCATGTGGGACGGCGCGACCCCGCGCGTCAACGCCGACGGCCACAAGGACATGGGCGGCACCGCCTGGCCCGGCGCCGACGACGTCGAGTTCCTCGAGCAGCCCGGCCCGTACACCGCCATGGGGTGGAACATCGACCCGTCGGGGCTCGAAGACCTGCTCGTCGCACTGCACGAGGCGTACCCGAACCTGCCGCTCATGGTCACCGAGAACGGCGCGGCGTACGACGACGTCGTCACCGAGGGCCCCGACGGCCGGCCCGTCGTGCAGGACGACGACCGCGTCGACTACCTGCGCCGGCACTTCACGGCCGCCCACCGCGCGATCGCACGCGGGGTCGACCTGCGCGGGTACCAGGTGTGGTCGTTCCTCGACAACTTCGAGTGGGGCTACGGCTACTCCAAGCGCTTCGGCATCGTGCGCGTCGACTACGACACGCTCGAGCGGCTGCCCAAGGCGAGCGCCCGCTGGTATGCCGACCTCATCCGCGACCGCCGCATCCCGGCGTGA